The Megasphaera elsdenii DSM 20460 genome includes the window CAGCATGAAGGCTAGTTTGACAAATTAATTTAAAAAAAGTGAAAAAAGTACTTGCATTATTCCGTGGGGTATAGTATACTAATCAAGTCAGCGGTTCTGACAGAGACTTTTGAAACGAGGTTCTGCCTCGTCAGAAGAAATAAGAAAAGCTGATAAAAAAGTTCTTGACAGAACGTCAGTCCTTTGATATAATAGACTACGTTCCACGGAACAGTAAGCCAACGTAGCTCAATTGGTAGAGCAACTGACTTGTAATCAGTAGGTTGTAGGTTCAAGTCCTATCGTTGGCTCCAGTAAATGGTGGGGTTCCCGAGTGGCTAAAGGGAGCAGACTGTAAATCTGCCGGCGTTTGCCTTCGAAGGTTCGAATCCTTCCCCCACCACCAATTATCGCGGGGTGGAGCAGTTGGTAGCTCGTCGGGCTCATAACCCGAAGGTCGTAGGTTCAAGTCCTGCCCCCGCTACCAAATTTTTTTACTGCAAGGTAAAAAACAACTTCATAATTGGCTTTGACCAGTTCATAAGCTGTTGTAGCTCAGTCGGTAGAGCGTATCCTTGGTAAGGATAAGGTCACCGGTTCAATCCCGGTCAATAGCTCCACACATGGCGGCTTAGCTCAGTTGGCTAGAGCATGCGGTTCATACCCGCAGTGTCCAGAGTTCGAATCTCCGAGCCGCCACCACACTAATAACCTCGTGCATACGAGGTTATTTCTATATGCAAAAATATTTTTTGTTTAAATTTATCCTTTTTTTTAAGCAAAGAGTATGGATGTGTGATAGAATACAAGTGGGTAGCTGTTTTTTTTCCTAAAGGAGGAAATGATTACAATGGCAAAAGAACATTATGAAAGAACAAAACCGCATGTCAATATCGGTACGATTGGTCACGTCGACCATGGCAAAACGACATTGACGGCTGCTATTACGAAAGTATTAGCAAAGAAGGGCTTTGCCAAGTTCGAAGATTACTCCGATATTGACAAGGCACCGGAAGAACGTGAACGTGGTATTACGATTAATACGGCGCACGTCGAATATGAAACGGAAAAACGCCACTATGCACATGTTGACTGCCCGGGGCATGCTGACTATGTCAAGAACATGATCACCGGTGCTGCTCAGATGGATGGTGCTATCCTCGTTGTATCCGCAGCTGATGGCCCGATGCCGCAGACTCGTGAACACATCCTGCTGGCCCGTCAGGTCGGCGTACCGGCTATCGTCGTATACCTCAACAAAGCTGACCAGGTCGACGACCCGGAACTGATTGAACTCGTTGAAATGGAAGTCCGTGACCTCCTGACTGAATATGATTATCCTGGCGATGAAGTTCCTATCATCGTAGGTTCTGCGTTGAAAGCCCTCGAAGGCGATCCGGAAGCTGAAAAATCCATCCTCGACTTGATGGATGCCGTCGACAGCTACATTCCGACTCCGCAGCGTCCGACAGACC containing:
- the tuf gene encoding elongation factor Tu, which gives rise to MAKEHYERTKPHVNIGTIGHVDHGKTTLTAAITKVLAKKGFAKFEDYSDIDKAPEERERGITINTAHVEYETEKRHYAHVDCPGHADYVKNMITGAAQMDGAILVVSAADGPMPQTREHILLARQVGVPAIVVYLNKADQVDDPELIELVEMEVRDLLTEYDYPGDEVPIIVGSALKALEGDPEAEKSILDLMDAVDSYIPTPQRPTDQPFLMPVEDVFTITGRGTVATGRVERGTIKVGDPVEIVGLADKPKDTVVTGVEMFRKILDLAEAGDNIGALLRGIDRKDVERGQVLAKPGTIHPHTKFKAQVYVLTKDEGGRHTPFFNGYRPQFYFRTTDVTGVINLPEGTEMCMPGDNVKMDVELITPIAIEAGLRFAIREGGRTVGAGVVSEIEG